The following proteins come from a genomic window of Triticum aestivum cultivar Chinese Spring chromosome 6A, IWGSC CS RefSeq v2.1, whole genome shotgun sequence:
- the LOC123132493 gene encoding ubiquitin receptor RAD23b, with the protein MKLTVKTLKGTHFEIRVQHNDTIMAVKKNIEEIQGKDSYPWGQQLLIHNGKVLKDESTLDENQVSEDGFLVVMLSKSKASASSGASSAQPSSTPVTSQAPPVAQPQAPQPQVPSTTTSQPERPPAETPSSTVDLAASDLLSGSNLDTMINQIMEMGGGSWDRDKLQRALRAAYNNPERAIDYLYSGIPVTAEVAVPVVGQGANTTDAAPGETGLSGIPNTAPLDLFPQGASHAGGAAGGGSLDFLRNNQQFQALREMVHTNPQILQPMLQELSKQNPQLLRLIQENNDEFLQLLNETFEGGDGDFLDQADQDEMPHAISVTPEEQEAIGRLEAMGFERARVIEAFFACDRNEQLAANYLLEHAGDEE; encoded by the exons ATGAAGCTGACGGTGAAGACTCTCAAGGGCACCCACTTCGAGATCCGGGTCCAGCACAATGACACC ATTATGGCTGTCAAGAAGAACATTGAAGAGATTCAAGGAAAGGATAGTTATCCATGGGGTCAACAACTGCTGATTCACAACGGCAAGGTTTTGAAGGATGAAAGCACATTGGATGAAAATCAAGTTAGCGAAGATGGATTTCTAGTTGTCATGCTTAGCAAG AGTAAAGCTTCTGCTTCCAGTGGAGCTTCATCTGCCCAG CCTTCAAGCACTCCTGTTACCAGTCAAGCACCTCCAGTTGCTCAACCACAAGCTCCTCAGCCCCA GGTCCCATCAACTACGACTTCTCAGCCTGAAAGACCACCCGCAGA GACCCCTTCGAGTACAGTTGATCTTGCAGCATCGGATTTACTGTCAGGAAGCAATCTGGACACAATGATTAACCAGATAATGGAGATGGGGGGTGGCAGCTGGGACAGAGATAAGCTCCAAAGAGCTCTCCGTGCTGCTTATAACAATCCAGAACGGGCCATTGACTATCTGTACTCT GGTATTCCAGTGACAGCTGAGGTTGCTGTTCCGGTGGTTGGTCAAGGGGCAAACACCACTGATGCAGCTCCTGGAGAAACCGGCCTCTCTGGAATCCCAAACACAGCACCATTAGATCTTTTCCCACAG GGGGCTTCCCATGCTGGAGGTGCTGCTGGGGGTGGATCACTTGATTTTCTTAGAAATAACCAACAG TTTCAAGCACTTCGGGAAATGGTCCATACAAATCCACAAATTTTACAG CCTATGCTCCAGGAATTGAGCAAGCAGAATCCTCAACTTCTGAGGTTGATTCAGGAGAACAATGATGAGTTCCTTCAGTTACTAAATGAGACATTTGAAGGCGGCGATGG GGACTTTTTAGACCAGGCTGACCAGGATGAGATGCCTCATGCTATCAGTGTGACACCAGAAGAGCAAGAGGCAATTGGGAGG TTGGAAGCCATGGGGTTTGAGAGAGCACGTGTCATCGAAGCATTCTTTGCCTGCGACAGGAATGAGCAACTCGCTGCAAACTATCTTCTTGAGCATGCTGGCGACGAAGAATAG
- the LOC123132492 gene encoding tubby-like protein 4 codes for MAATPPKREPLAPLSCNAAADTPAATAGARPRAPAVSAEKENLGTANLGPGKEEKRATTPAAAKAAPLKPSSLQARMEGEEAPSATATATAAGLPVFVGPRGRELLPPPPPPASSSYEAWDLSDNEAAPAASWATLPNRALLCRPLPIDVGRCTCVVVREKATGARGVALYSLYTNEGQGRQDRKLAVARHRRRRGRSEFIVAQNQDGVFCSSDKNFLGTMGANLVGSKYQIWGQGDRVDELKSQSKRLLGVIAFAPTITTLTGSFRSMRAWIPKNQSMQLRTNSSAQIQHVSGLPKDWQEKRSRAEQLCSRSPFYNNMTKRYELDFRERVGRMGYKVQTSVKNFQMTLEENGRQTILQLGRVGKSKYIMDFRYPLTGYQAFCICLASMDSKLCCTL; via the exons ATGGCAGCCACGCCGCCCAAGAGGGAGCCGCTGGCCCCCCTCAGCTGCAACGCGGCCGCAGACACGCCTGCGGCCACCGCCGGCGCGCGGCCACGCGCGCCGGCGGTCTCCGCCGAGAAGGAGAACCTGGGCACGGCCAATCTCGGCCCCGGCAAGGAGGAGAAGAGGGCGACGACGCCTGCTGCCGCGAAGGCGGCGCCGCTGAAGCCGTCGTCGCTGCAGGCCCGCATGGAGGGCGAGGAGGCGCCGTCGGCGACCGCGACcgcgacggcggcggggctgcCCGTGTTCGTCGGGCCGAGGGGGAgggagctgctgccgccgccaccaccgccggcgTCGTCGTCCTACGAGGCGTGGGACCTCTCCGACAACGAGGCGGCGCCGGCCGCGTCCTGGGCCACGCTGCCCAACAGGGCGCTGCTGTGCCGCCCGCTGCCGATCGACGTCGGGAGGTGCACCTGCGTCGTCGTCAGGGAGAAGGCCACCGGGGCCAGAGGCGTGGCGCTCTACTCGCTCTACACCAAC GAGGGGCAGGGGCGGCAGGACCGGAAGCTGGCGGTGGCCCGGcaccggaggaggagagggaggtcgGAGTTCATCGTGGCGCAGAACCAGGACGGCGTCTTCTGCAGCTCCGACAAGAACTTCCTCGGGACTATGGGTGCCAATCTTGTTGGATCCAAGTACCAGATTTGGGGCCAG GGGGACCGGGTCGATGAGCTTAAGAGCCAGTCCAAGCGGCTTCTTGGCGTTATCGC GTTTGCCCCTACTATTACTACGCTCACGGGGAGTTTCAGAAGCATGAGGGCATGGATCCCCAAGAACCAGTCCATGCAGCTGAGGACCAACAGTTCTGCTCAG ATTCAGCACGTCAGTGGGCTTCCAAAGGATTGgcaggagaagaggagcagagctgAGCAACTCTGCTCAAGATCACCTTTCTACAACAAT ATGACGAAGCGCTACGAACTAGATTTCAGAGAGAGGGTTGGGAGGATGGGATACAAGGTGCAGACATCAGTGAAGAACTTCCAGATGACTTTGGAG GAGAACGGGAGGCAGACGATCTTGCAGCTCGGTAGGGTCGGGAAGTCCAAGTACATAATGGATTTCAG ATACCCCTTGACTGGCTACCAAGCATTCTGCATTTGCTTGGCGTCGATGGACTCCAAGCTGTGCTGCACGCTGTGA